In Bacillus sp. Cs-700, one genomic interval encodes:
- a CDS encoding AraC family transcriptional regulator, with amino-acid sequence MDLLKDMNTAMKYIEDNLTNELDYKVVASLAYCSEYHFKRMFSFLAGITLSEYIRRRRLSLAAFELQNSNVKVIDVAMKYGYNSPDSFTRAFLNLHGVTPTEARNKGQHLKAYPFMTFQLSIRGGSEMNYRIEQQEAFNIVGIMKRVPIVFEGENPEIAGMWQSLTMDKIERLQKLSNVEPKGMIQASSNFSEGRMEEKGELDQYIGVATTQECPGNFTKLEVPALTWAIFESTGPFPNTLQETWGKIYSEWFPSSTYQVTEGPEIVSIKSKDLTSTSVKCEIWIPVKKKK; translated from the coding sequence ATGGATTTGCTTAAGGACATGAATACTGCAATGAAGTATATTGAAGATAACCTTACTAACGAATTAGACTACAAAGTAGTGGCAAGTTTAGCTTATTGTTCCGAATATCATTTTAAGAGAATGTTTTCTTTTCTTGCAGGAATTACGTTATCAGAATATATACGCCGTAGACGACTTAGTTTGGCAGCATTTGAGCTTCAAAATAGTAATGTAAAAGTAATCGATGTTGCGATGAAATATGGATACAATTCACCGGACTCCTTCACGAGAGCTTTTCTCAATTTACATGGCGTCACACCAACAGAAGCAAGAAACAAAGGTCAGCATTTAAAAGCCTATCCATTTATGACCTTCCAATTATCAATTAGAGGAGGATCTGAAATGAACTATCGAATCGAACAACAAGAAGCATTTAACATCGTTGGTATTATGAAACGAGTTCCAATTGTTTTTGAAGGAGAAAATCCGGAAATAGCTGGGATGTGGCAATCCTTGACTATGGATAAAATAGAACGATTACAAAAACTATCAAATGTTGAACCTAAAGGGATGATTCAAGCATCGAGTAACTTTTCAGAAGGGCGTATGGAAGAAAAAGGGGAACTTGATCAATATATAGGAGTAGCAACAACCCAAGAATGCCCCGGAAATTTTACTAAACTTGAAGTACCTGCATTAACCTGGGCGATATTTGAATCAACCGGACCATTCCCTAATACATTACAAGAAACATGGGGAAAGATTTATTCAGAGTGGTTTCCATCTTCCACCTATCAAGTAACAGAAGGACCCGAAATCGTGTCGATTAAAAGCAAAGATTTAACTTCTACCTCTGTAAAATGTGAGATTTGGATTCCCGTTAAGAAGAAAAAGTAA
- a CDS encoding histidine phosphatase family protein has protein sequence MTTIGLIRHGITEWNDHGKAQGTSDIPLNELGRKQAANIGARLQEEGKWDVIISSDLTRAIETAQIIGSKINLSISHYDKRIREIDCGEIEGTTEEDRLKKWGRNWRDLDLGIESFEEVGKRGIEFIEGIVHTYNGKRIIIVSHGALIGLTLQQLLPNRFQKTYIDNTAFTILENINGDWDCSLYNCTKHLM, from the coding sequence ATGACAACCATAGGGCTAATTAGACATGGAATTACGGAGTGGAATGATCATGGCAAAGCACAAGGCACGTCAGATATTCCTTTAAACGAATTAGGTAGAAAACAAGCTGCAAATATTGGCGCTAGACTACAAGAAGAAGGAAAATGGGATGTTATTATTTCAAGTGATTTAACAAGAGCAATTGAAACTGCACAAATCATTGGAAGTAAAATAAACTTATCTATAAGTCATTATGACAAAAGAATTAGAGAAATAGATTGCGGGGAAATTGAAGGAACGACAGAAGAGGATCGACTGAAAAAGTGGGGAAGGAATTGGCGTGACTTAGACCTAGGGATTGAAAGTTTTGAAGAAGTAGGCAAAAGAGGAATTGAATTTATAGAAGGTATAGTCCATACATATAACGGAAAGCGAATTATAATAGTGAGCCATGGGGCTTTAATTGGTTTAACATTGCAACAATTACTCCCTAATAGGTTTCAAAAAACTTATATAGATAATACAGCATTTACAATCTTAGAAAATATCAATGGAGATTGGGATTGTTCTTTATATAATTGCACGAAACATTTGATGTAA
- a CDS encoding nucleotidyltransferase domain-containing protein: protein MTEIKEIGSLCSLDDKGYIINQSDHKKINNKFQEVIRLINESCLSALPKEIHSIYIRGSVPRGLDIKGVSDVDVIIITYSDPEELDLEWVEDSEQFIDQKFSFINGVELGFSPLSEVKESKYCSMIPFILKTYGVCIYGQNLISKLPDYKPDSSLANEHLIHLKPLIDKAKYDLTGNDDIEDIKDCCSWIMRIIVRAGGVLVIVQEQSYTRDLYPAYKLFSKHYPEKEPEMRTALWYAINPLSSSEETLKFLDRFGRWIESETEKWLDVYNPTRKMHLPLR from the coding sequence ATGACTGAAATTAAAGAAATAGGCTCTTTATGTTCTTTAGACGACAAAGGTTATATCATAAACCAGTCTGATCATAAAAAAATTAATAATAAATTTCAAGAAGTCATCCGACTTATAAACGAAAGCTGTCTTTCCGCTTTACCAAAAGAAATTCATAGTATTTACATAAGAGGCTCTGTACCAAGGGGGTTAGACATTAAAGGTGTGTCGGATGTGGATGTAATAATCATAACCTATTCCGATCCTGAAGAACTTGACCTAGAGTGGGTGGAGGACAGTGAACAATTTATTGATCAGAAATTTTCTTTTATAAACGGGGTAGAATTAGGTTTCAGTCCTCTAAGTGAGGTTAAGGAGTCAAAATATTGCTCCATGATTCCTTTCATTCTAAAAACCTATGGGGTTTGTATTTATGGACAAAACTTAATAAGTAAGCTCCCTGATTATAAGCCCGACAGCTCCTTGGCTAATGAACACCTTATTCATCTAAAACCTCTTATTGATAAAGCCAAGTATGATTTAACAGGAAATGACGACATTGAGGATATTAAAGATTGCTGTTCATGGATAATGAGAATTATTGTGAGGGCTGGTGGTGTACTTGTCATTGTTCAAGAACAGTCGTACACAAGAGATCTATACCCAGCTTATAAACTATTTTCGAAGCATTATCCGGAAAAAGAGCCAGAGATGAGAACAGCTCTTTGGTATGCAATCAACCCCTTGTCAAGCTCGGAAGAGACATTGAAATTCTTGGATCGATTTGGAAGATGGATTGAGTCGGAAACAGAAAAATGGCTTGATGTTTATAATCCAACAAGGAAAATGCATCTACCACTTCGATAA
- a CDS encoding histidine phosphatase family protein, giving the protein MTTIGLIRHGITEWNDHGKAQGTSDIPLNELGRKQAANIGARLREEGKWDVIISSDLTRAIETAQIIGSKINLSISHYDKRIREIDCGEIEGTTEEDRLEKWGSNWRNLDLGMESFEEVGKRGIEFVKDMVHTYKGKRILIVSHGALIGLTLQQLLPGRFQKTYIDNTAFTILENINGDWDCSLYNCTKHLL; this is encoded by the coding sequence ATGACAACCATAGGGCTAATTAGACATGGAATTACGGAGTGGAATGATCATGGTAAAGCACAAGGCACGTCAGATATTCCTTTAAACGAATTAGGTAGAAAACAAGCTGCAAATATTGGTGCTAGACTGCGAGAAGAAGGAAAATGGGATGTTATCATTTCAAGTGATTTAACAAGGGCAATTGAAACGGCACAAATCATTGGAAGTAAAATAAACTTATCAATAAGTCATTATGATAAAAGAATTAGAGAAATAGATTGTGGGGAAATAGAAGGAACGACAGAAGAAGATCGACTGGAAAAGTGGGGCAGCAATTGGCGTAACTTAGACCTAGGGATGGAAAGTTTTGAAGAAGTAGGCAAAAGAGGAATTGAATTTGTTAAAGATATGGTCCATACATATAAGGGCAAGCGAATACTAATAGTGAGTCATGGGGCTTTAATCGGTTTAACATTGCAACAGTTACTCCCCGGTAGGTTTCAAAAAACTTATATAGATAATACCGCGTTTACAATCTTAGAAAATATTAATGGAGATTGGGATTGTTCTTTATATAATTGCACAAAACATTTGCTGTAA
- a CDS encoding YdcF family protein translates to MSNPHDCITDFIFVETEVSVADVILVPGANHPQLMEKASWLYKNGMAPYILPSGGYKPHVGTSEWEYLRKVGITNGVPDEVILKEDEAQHTLENARFSLEVLQGKGIKYEKVIIVCKAGHSRRALLCYQDAFPKNTSFMVSPVEDRFGITKENWFTTEVGISRIMTEVEKIGKYFGDFIPKWVGR, encoded by the coding sequence ATGTCTAATCCACATGATTGTATCACTGACTTTATTTTCGTTGAAACTGAAGTATCTGTAGCTGACGTCATATTAGTACCCGGTGCTAATCATCCACAGCTAATGGAAAAGGCTTCATGGCTATATAAAAATGGAATGGCTCCATACATTCTTCCGTCAGGCGGGTACAAACCCCACGTAGGTACATCTGAGTGGGAATATCTAAGAAAGGTTGGTATTACAAACGGGGTGCCTGACGAAGTTATCCTTAAAGAAGACGAAGCACAGCATACTTTAGAAAATGCCCGTTTTTCTTTAGAAGTATTACAGGGTAAAGGTATTAAATATGAAAAAGTTATCATTGTCTGTAAAGCAGGACATTCTCGAAGAGCATTGCTATGTTATCAGGATGCATTTCCAAAGAACACTAGTTTTATGGTTTCTCCAGTAGAAGATCGATTCGGAATTACTAAAGAGAATTGGTTTACTACGGAAGTTGGTATAAGCAGGATTATGACTGAGGTAGAGAAGATTGGTAAATACTTTGGAGATTTTATTCCGAAATGGGTGGGGCGATAA
- a CDS encoding GNAT family N-acetyltransferase, protein MIKTIPAMWETKSLTIQDLDEDEIQSVQKLYEQGSYIHQWDGGSLDYEYAYRCFTDGDLPPNGTKDKYKIQVIRVKEMDPIIGILTTYQGYPKNETFYINYLYIDKEYHKQGLGKEVISELLSILRESKFGEVRASVAIKNWPAIRFWTGLGLDTINGFYGDNEYRADHYADIELIKKF, encoded by the coding sequence GTGATAAAAACAATTCCAGCGATGTGGGAAACTAAAAGTCTCACAATCCAAGACCTTGATGAAGATGAAATACAAAGTGTTCAAAAGTTATATGAACAAGGGAGTTACATACACCAATGGGACGGTGGTAGCCTAGATTATGAATATGCTTATCGCTGTTTCACTGATGGCGACTTACCTCCTAATGGAACGAAAGACAAGTATAAAATCCAGGTAATTAGAGTGAAGGAAATGGATCCTATTATTGGAATACTTACCACCTATCAAGGATATCCGAAGAATGAAACTTTTTATATTAACTACCTATACATTGACAAGGAATATCACAAACAAGGACTAGGGAAAGAAGTAATTAGTGAATTGTTAAGTATTTTAAGAGAGTCTAAATTTGGAGAGGTCCGAGCAAGTGTAGCAATAAAAAATTGGCCAGCTATTAGATTTTGGACTGGACTTGGATTAGATACGATTAATGGATTTTATGGAGATAATGAATATAGAGCTGATCATTACGCTGACATAGAATTAATTAAGAAGTTTTAA
- a CDS encoding NUDIX domain-containing protein produces the protein MPISNYYQELRNKINNDLIFIPSVAAIIRNNKNEILYQYPGDGDIWSLPAGAIEPSEAPAQAVVREVWEETGLTVKPQNLLGVFGGKDFRFTYANGDKVEYNVFVFECKILGGALNPIDGESVDLQFFSNEYKPKLALPYPEEIFYKIPSNNAYFQWQEDWLEIK, from the coding sequence ATGCCAATATCTAATTACTATCAAGAACTTCGCAATAAGATTAATAATGACCTTATCTTTATCCCAAGCGTTGCTGCAATTATAAGAAATAATAAAAATGAAATTCTGTACCAATATCCAGGAGACGGGGATATCTGGAGTCTTCCTGCTGGTGCAATTGAACCTAGCGAAGCCCCTGCTCAAGCTGTAGTACGAGAGGTATGGGAAGAGACCGGGTTAACAGTAAAACCTCAAAATTTATTAGGAGTATTTGGAGGTAAAGATTTTCGTTTTACTTATGCTAACGGTGATAAAGTAGAGTACAATGTATTTGTATTTGAATGCAAAATTTTAGGAGGAGCATTAAATCCTATTGATGGTGAATCTGTAGATCTCCAGTTTTTTAGCAATGAGTATAAACCTAAACTTGCTCTACCTTATCCAGAAGAAATATTCTATAAGATTCCTTCGAATAATGCTTACTTTCAATGGCAAGAAGATTGGCTTGAAATTAAATGA
- a CDS encoding FAD-binding oxidoreductase, whose product MNSMIIIGSGILGASTAYHLAKMGVDVTIVDRQEPGQATKAAAGIVCPWLSQRRNKVWYRLAKGGAKFYPNLIEQLMEDGETETGYKKVGAISLHTDETKLDKMIDRAKKRREDAPEIGEIKKLSAEETRTLFPHVAEEYQSVFVSGAARVNGAALQQALLRAAQMYGATLRFGDAKLQSSDNEITGVIIEGEILKADKVIVTAGAWAEELLSPLGLRFNVTSQKAQIVHLEMPGETTSEWPVVMPPNDQYLLSFDDGRVVIGATHENEAGMDRRVTAGGLQEIFSKALAVAPGLAKSTFLEAKVGFRPFTPGFLPVFGYVPEMNNLLAANGLGASGLTVGPYLGLELARLALGKETELDPTDYDIHAAITKQ is encoded by the coding sequence ATGAACTCAATGATTATTATAGGCTCAGGGATACTTGGTGCCTCAACGGCTTACCATTTAGCAAAAATGGGGGTAGATGTTACTATTGTGGACCGTCAAGAACCTGGTCAGGCTACGAAAGCCGCAGCAGGAATCGTATGTCCGTGGCTCTCTCAACGCCGAAATAAGGTGTGGTATCGACTAGCCAAAGGTGGAGCAAAATTCTATCCAAATTTAATTGAACAATTAATGGAGGATGGAGAGACTGAAACGGGCTACAAGAAAGTAGGCGCAATTAGCCTTCACACAGATGAAACGAAATTAGATAAAATGATCGATCGAGCAAAAAAGCGGAGAGAGGATGCACCAGAAATAGGTGAGATTAAGAAGTTATCAGCTGAAGAAACAAGAACATTGTTTCCTCACGTAGCGGAAGAATATCAGTCTGTGTTTGTGAGCGGCGCCGCTCGAGTAAATGGCGCAGCGCTTCAACAAGCGCTTCTCCGCGCTGCACAAATGTATGGTGCTACATTGAGATTTGGTGATGCGAAACTCCAGTCTTCAGATAATGAAATCACAGGAGTTATCATTGAAGGCGAGATACTTAAAGCAGATAAAGTTATTGTTACCGCTGGAGCATGGGCGGAAGAACTCTTATCTCCTTTAGGACTAAGGTTCAACGTCACCTCTCAAAAAGCTCAAATTGTTCACCTTGAGATGCCAGGTGAAACTACAAGCGAGTGGCCAGTTGTGATGCCTCCAAACGACCAGTATTTATTAAGCTTTGACGATGGGCGAGTCGTCATTGGCGCTACTCACGAAAATGAAGCTGGAATGGACAGGCGAGTAACGGCAGGCGGTCTTCAAGAAATATTTAGTAAAGCACTTGCCGTTGCCCCTGGATTAGCAAAGAGTACTTTTTTAGAAGCAAAAGTGGGTTTTCGTCCATTCACACCAGGTTTTCTTCCAGTATTCGGTTATGTACCTGAGATGAATAATTTACTAGCTGCAAATGGTCTGGGCGCCTCAGGCCTAACCGTAGGTCCATATCTTGGACTTGAACTTGCCAGGCTTGCGCTTGGTAAAGAAACCGAACTCGACCCTACAGATTACGACATTCACGCAGCGATTACAAAACAATAA
- a CDS encoding VOC family protein, protein MKKTLDHMGIAVRRLDESVQFYTEVLGGELFDRYRSEATGVESEIAVIDLNGSRIELLMPTNNTTSPIARFMKQKGKGVHHIAYRVENLDEALKELEQQSIRVMEETLRINKHGRRLIYLNPADTEGTIIEYCDYPETN, encoded by the coding sequence ATGAAAAAAACATTGGATCATATGGGAATTGCAGTTAGACGATTAGATGAAAGTGTTCAGTTTTATACTGAAGTATTAGGAGGAGAACTATTCGACCGCTATCGCAGTGAAGCTACAGGAGTTGAGAGCGAAATTGCAGTGATTGATCTTAATGGAAGTCGTATTGAATTGCTTATGCCTACAAACAATACAACTTCTCCAATCGCACGATTTATGAAACAAAAAGGAAAAGGCGTTCACCATATTGCATACAGGGTCGAGAACCTTGATGAAGCCCTTAAAGAATTAGAACAACAAAGCATCCGTGTGATGGAAGAAACACTACGTATCAATAAACATGGTAGAAGGTTAATTTATTTAAATCCCGCTGATACAGAAGGGACAATTATTGAATACTGTGATTACCCAGAAACAAATTAA
- a CDS encoding trimeric intracellular cation channel family protein, whose amino-acid sequence MTWEILNIIGTIAFAASGALVALEEEFDFLGVIVLGLATAFGGGIIRNLLIGVPVASIWDQDILIMIAIATILVIFVFPASWINYYWEKWGSFFDAIGLAAFAIQGALFAEEMGHPFIAAMVAAAMTGTGGGIIRDLLARRKPTVLQKEVYAVWAMMAGLLIGLGYPKELPPLMLLFGTIVFLRMLSLRYGWKLPYRSIHSEEPKT is encoded by the coding sequence GTGACTTGGGAAATTCTTAATATTATCGGTACGATTGCCTTTGCAGCGAGTGGCGCACTGGTCGCACTTGAAGAAGAGTTTGATTTTCTTGGTGTAATCGTTCTTGGACTTGCAACGGCATTTGGTGGAGGAATTATCCGGAATTTATTAATAGGTGTTCCCGTAGCTTCAATTTGGGATCAAGATATTCTTATTATGATTGCGATCGCTACAATTCTCGTTATCTTTGTTTTTCCAGCTAGCTGGATTAACTATTACTGGGAAAAATGGGGTAGCTTCTTTGATGCGATTGGTCTCGCAGCATTCGCCATCCAGGGTGCACTCTTTGCAGAGGAGATGGGACATCCTTTTATTGCAGCTATGGTCGCTGCTGCTATGACAGGAACAGGTGGAGGGATCATTCGTGATCTTTTAGCTAGAAGGAAACCAACGGTGTTGCAAAAAGAAGTCTATGCTGTTTGGGCGATGATGGCTGGTCTGTTAATCGGCCTTGGTTATCCGAAAGAATTGCCTCCATTAATGTTATTATTTGGAACCATTGTGTTCCTCCGCATGCTTTCTCTTCGATATGGATGGAAGTTGCCGTATAGAAGCATTCATAGTGAGGAACCGAAAACATAG
- a CDS encoding UDP-N-acetylmuramoyl-L-alanyl-D-glutamate--2,6-diaminopimelate ligase, giving the protein MKINFSKLHYPSIYQIYGPDHQTITQLTFHSKNAEPSSVFFAIRGENHDGHLYIEDAIQNGAVAVIADREDLTQTLSHNYPNCTFVLVDDVRKAMASFSKQYYDAADEKLRTVGVTGTNGKTTVAAYVRSLLSLLGLPTGSIGTTGIWSSKKRIPYKKSTPTTPESLDLHRIFNDLVDVEDKAVAMEVSSIALDQHRVDGINFDVAIHTNISPEHLEYHHTFEHYKACKMKLFDQAKAAVVNVDDEMGSELIRAFNDRIVSYSLNQHAEADLIATDIRYQVNGSSFRLVSHGESYDVFVPVFADYNVANVLSAVGTALLLGYSLSEIIGVLPRLESPEGRFQVITGPNRETIILDYAHTPVALTRLVDEVKKIDHRKLIVMIAGIGIRDFEKMPKMAKAIEGRADEVIVTVDHPGYHEPSVIVDKVMSGFSNPNAPNIYRTHTRREGVLKSLQLGSEQDIILLTSGCINGAQLVKGKEIPHSDEDLIEMHYHLSS; this is encoded by the coding sequence ATGAAGATTAACTTTTCAAAACTTCACTATCCATCCATTTATCAAATTTATGGGCCAGACCATCAGACGATTACCCAACTTACGTTTCACTCAAAGAATGCAGAGCCGTCTTCCGTGTTTTTTGCGATAAGAGGTGAGAATCACGATGGACATTTATACATAGAAGACGCCATTCAAAATGGAGCAGTTGCTGTCATAGCTGATCGAGAAGATCTTACTCAAACTCTTTCACACAACTATCCAAATTGCACATTTGTTCTTGTCGATGATGTTCGAAAAGCGATGGCTTCCTTTTCAAAACAATATTACGACGCCGCAGATGAGAAGTTAAGAACGGTTGGCGTAACGGGAACAAATGGAAAAACCACGGTTGCCGCTTATGTTCGGTCTCTATTAAGCTTACTTGGTTTACCGACGGGTTCGATTGGCACAACAGGTATCTGGTCTTCCAAAAAGAGGATTCCGTACAAAAAAAGCACGCCGACTACACCTGAATCACTTGATCTCCATCGGATATTCAATGATTTAGTCGATGTAGAAGATAAGGCAGTCGCAATGGAAGTTTCTTCGATTGCCCTTGATCAACACCGAGTTGATGGAATTAATTTTGATGTAGCCATTCATACAAATATTTCTCCTGAGCATCTGGAATACCACCATACATTTGAACATTATAAAGCTTGTAAAATGAAACTCTTTGATCAAGCAAAAGCAGCTGTCGTGAATGTAGATGATGAAATGGGAAGCGAATTGATCCGAGCCTTTAACGATCGAATCGTAAGCTATAGCTTAAACCAACATGCTGAGGCTGACCTCATCGCTACTGACATTCGCTATCAAGTAAATGGATCATCTTTTAGACTTGTATCACATGGTGAGTCGTATGATGTGTTTGTACCGGTTTTTGCTGATTATAATGTCGCGAATGTTCTTTCGGCTGTTGGTACTGCACTATTACTCGGTTATTCATTATCCGAAATTATAGGAGTGTTACCGCGATTAGAAAGTCCTGAAGGTCGTTTTCAAGTCATAACTGGGCCGAATCGTGAAACGATTATTCTGGATTACGCTCATACACCAGTTGCTCTTACTCGTCTCGTTGATGAAGTGAAAAAAATAGACCATCGGAAATTAATCGTCATGATTGCTGGCATTGGAATAAGAGATTTTGAAAAAATGCCAAAAATGGCTAAGGCGATCGAGGGTAGGGCAGATGAAGTGATTGTAACCGTGGACCATCCAGGCTATCATGAGCCGTCTGTCATTGTTGATAAGGTGATGTCTGGATTTTCGAATCCAAATGCTCCGAATATCTATCGTACACACACAAGACGTGAAGGTGTCTTAAAGTCACTGCAGCTTGGAAGTGAACAAGATATTATTCTCCTTACGAGTGGATGTATTAACGGCGCTCAACTGGTTAAAGGAAAGGAAATTCCACATTCAGATGAAGACTTAATCGAAATGCATTATCACCTTTCTTCTTAA
- a CDS encoding acetamidase/formamidase family protein — MEAKQTVFVNEFTNGILDPSNEMLGPLKDGGHIVANTAPGCWGPMITPCLRGGHEVTKPVFVEGAEVGDAIAIRIKSVQVTSMATSSGNDQPVDGRFVGDPFVAVKCPGCGELYPDTKIEGTGPEAIRCSNCGEDVTPFVFTNGYTMAFDSDRTVGVTVDEAAATHIAQNGKSFMATPENSVQNPIVTFGPSDLVGTMARLRPFLGQLGTTPSRPLPDSHNAGDFGQFLIDAPHDYGVTKEELEDRTDGHMDINRVREGAVLICPVKVPGGGIYIGDMHAMQGNGEIAGHTADVAGIVNLQAIVIKDLTIDGPILLPTVEDLPHLAKPFTSKEREAAKRVANMYGVSKLEESLPVSFIGTGADLNEATDNGLKRAADTLGITVPEVMNRATITGSIEIGRHPGVVTITFLVPVHLLDELSLTDLVRNHYSTEK; from the coding sequence ATGGAAGCAAAGCAAACGGTGTTTGTTAATGAATTTACGAACGGAATACTCGATCCTTCCAATGAAATGCTCGGACCATTGAAAGATGGTGGTCATATTGTTGCAAATACAGCACCTGGATGTTGGGGGCCAATGATCACTCCATGTCTACGCGGTGGTCATGAAGTGACGAAGCCTGTTTTTGTAGAAGGTGCTGAAGTTGGGGACGCAATTGCAATACGCATTAAATCGGTTCAGGTTACTTCAATGGCAACTTCTTCAGGAAACGATCAACCTGTTGATGGTAGGTTTGTTGGCGATCCATTCGTAGCGGTGAAATGCCCTGGGTGTGGAGAATTATATCCTGATACGAAAATTGAAGGTACCGGACCTGAGGCGATTCGCTGTTCGAATTGTGGAGAAGATGTAACACCTTTTGTTTTTACGAATGGGTATACAATGGCATTTGATTCTGATCGAACGGTTGGTGTTACGGTAGATGAAGCTGCAGCTACTCATATAGCTCAAAATGGTAAATCCTTCATGGCTACTCCTGAAAACTCTGTCCAAAATCCAATTGTTACGTTTGGTCCGAGTGATTTAGTTGGAACGATGGCAAGGCTACGTCCATTTCTCGGACAACTTGGAACAACACCGTCGCGACCATTACCTGATTCACATAATGCCGGAGATTTCGGTCAATTTCTAATTGACGCGCCACATGATTATGGTGTTACAAAAGAGGAATTGGAAGATCGGACAGACGGCCATATGGATATTAATCGTGTTAGAGAAGGAGCGGTATTGATTTGTCCTGTTAAAGTACCTGGTGGAGGTATTTATATCGGGGATATGCATGCTATGCAGGGAAATGGGGAGATCGCAGGTCATACAGCTGATGTTGCGGGTATTGTGAATCTTCAAGCGATCGTCATTAAGGACCTAACGATAGATGGACCTATTTTACTCCCGACAGTAGAAGATCTACCGCATCTGGCAAAGCCATTTACTTCAAAAGAAAGAGAAGCAGCCAAGCGCGTGGCGAATATGTATGGTGTTTCAAAGTTAGAAGAGTCATTACCGGTATCTTTTATCGGAACCGGTGCAGATCTTAATGAGGCAACAGATAATGGACTGAAGCGTGCAGCTGACACGTTAGGCATTACGGTTCCTGAAGTAATGAACCGTGCAACGATTACAGGTTCAATTGAAATCGGTAGACACCCAGGCGTTGTGACGATTACATTTTTAGTTCCTGTTCATCTCCTGGATGAACTAAGCCTAACCGATCTCGTCCGAAACCACTATAGTACAGAAAAGTAA